A region from the Musa acuminata AAA Group cultivar baxijiao chromosome BXJ1-10, Cavendish_Baxijiao_AAA, whole genome shotgun sequence genome encodes:
- the LOC135596279 gene encoding zinc finger CCCH domain-containing protein 2-like has translation MMMMMMVGGEGRHQRDPVVQVPPWSSPFEDAAVGVGYHLAAGGGGGGSGEYGLGDSALAAALQRYLPCNGEETVAEEDVEEPDAAVDVYSSDEFRMYEFKVRRCARGRSHDWTECPFAHPGEKARRRDPRKYHYSGAACPDFRKGGCKRGDACEFAHGVFECWLHPARYRTQPCKDGTACRRRVCFFAHTADQLRILPQQQQQQQAPTKPAAAVESYDGSPLRQQALETYLSKHLMSSSPTSTLISPPMSPPSDSPPMSPSTAALRRTSWPMRTSLNEIEFSLRQLQLSKAKSSPGSWGLQVSSEAFGSPRGTAAGFRAGFGSLPTTPTATSAALGGGLGWFDGADAGYAGGKEPVERVESGRALRAKMFEKLSKECVLERADADAAPSMAAPDVGWVSELVK, from the coding sequence atgatgatgatgatgatggtcggAGGGGAAGGCCGGCATCAACGCGATCCGGTGGTCCAAGTACCGCCGTGGTCGTCTCCCTTCGAGGATGCAGCGGTTGGCGTTGGCTACCACCTCGCTGCCGGCGGTGGTGGGGGTGGTAGCGGGGAGTACGGACTCGGGGATTCCGCCCTCGCGGCTGCTCTGCAGAGGTATTTGCCTTGTAACGGCGAGGAGACGGTGGCGGAGGAGGACGTGGAGGAACCTGATGCCGCCGTAGACGTGTACTCGTCGGACGAGTTCCGGATGTACGAGTTCAAGGTGCGGCGGTGCGCCCGCGGGCGCTCCCACGACTGGACCGAGTGCCCCTTTGCGCACCCGGGGGAGAAGGCGCGCCGCCGGGATCCCCGGAAGTACCACTACTCCGGCGCGGCGTGCCCGGACTTCCGCAAGGGCGGCTGCAAGCGCGGTGACGCCTGCGAGTTCGCCCACGGCGTTTTCGAGTGCTGGCTCCACCCGGCGCGCTACCGGACCCAACCCTGCAAGGACGGCACCGCCTGCCGGCGCCGCGTCTGCTTCTTCGCCCACACCGCCGACCAGCTGCGCATCCttccgcagcagcagcagcagcagcaggcgcCAACGAAACCGGCGGCCGCGGTCGAGTCCTATGATGGATCGCCTCTACGCCAGCAGGCGCTGGAGACTTACCTCTCGAAGCATCTCATGTCGTCCTCGCCGACCTCGACGCTGATATCGCCGCCGATGTCCCCACCGTCGGACTCCCCACCGATGTCGCCAAGCACCGCCGCACTCCGGCGAACCTCGTGGCCGATGAGGACTTCACTGAACGAGATAGAATTCTCACTGCGCCAGCTGCAGCTTAGCAAGGCCAAGTCATCCCCCGGCTCATGGGGCTTACAAGTAAGCAGTGAAGCGTTCGGATCGCCAAGGGGCACCGCGGCCGGGTTCAGGGCCGGGTTCGGCAGTCTGCCAACGACCCCCACGGCGACAAGTGCCGCGCTGGGCGGCGGACTGGGGTGGTTTGATGGCGCGGACGCTGGATACGCCGGCGGCAAAGAGCCAGTGGAAAGGGTGGAGTCAGGGAGGGCCCTGAGGGCGAAGATGTTCGAGAAGCTAAGCAAGGAATGTGTTCTGGAGAGGGCCGACGCCGACGCCGCGCCGTCGATGGCGGCGCCCGACGTCGGATGGGTGTCGGAGTTGGTGAAGTGA